Within the Glycine soja cultivar W05 chromosome 3, ASM419377v2, whole genome shotgun sequence genome, the region TGAACTAATAGCATGCTTGTTTTAACCTTGAACCAGTTCAAACGTCTGTTCAACTAAAAGCAATAAGAGACATACTTTTTCCATTGGGGTGCATTGAAAGTTGTGCTAACTCTAAATCAAATCACACACGAAGTGGTTTTGGGGGTATTAGAGTGAGTGAGTAATGATATATTGATACGtgttttgttgacttttaattGCATCTATTTACTTTGTTCATCTGTCAGGTTGGGCAATCTCACCTATGAAATCATTTGAATGATTGTGGCAAAGGAGGCCAAGACTATCTTAGCACCctttaagggaaaaaaaagaagaggaaacaagAAGGTCAATTGTACCCAATCATCATGACAAAGAAGTCCCAAAGACGCCCGGTGCAGTATGAGAAAGATAAATCAGGCTGCATGTGGggttttattaatatgtttgattttcGCCATGGTCACTCTACAAGGAAGATGATTGCAGATAAGAGGCAAAGCAGCAAGCATGCTGTTGGTAAGAACTCTACTTAATATCTAGATTGGTACAGAATTGAGAATCATCCTCATGTGCATAAATGATAAATCTATAAGATATGTCCACCAAACACCTAAGACTTTCTATATGCTAAATGAATAACAAAATCACTATATACTGAATAATTGTGCAGGGGCTGATGTTTGCATGTCAAGCAATTTCCTGTAATGATTTGGATTTTAAATATTtcctaatcataaaaaaatatgtttcttcTGTCTAATGTATAATGATAATGATTGTGGAATACCTTGTGGTACAACTGCACTGGTTTcacagaaaaattaataaaaattattgaatctcattttcttttctcacaGGTGTTGTGCATTCTAAGAACAAGTTTGAGATGTTGGGCAATTTGGATGAAGTTTGTCACGGCAGTTCTGTAAGTCTGTCCATCCATATGCTTATGCCACATTGCCAGTCTTGAATTTGAAACTTAAAACGTTTAATAAATTCTTGGTCATTGGTAAAATTCGGTTATCTGCTAAGAGGATGCCTGTGCATTTATTGATATTGATGTATCATGAATGTTTCAGGGCAATGGAGAGAGTAGAAGACCAACAGTAGCAACTGCTGCTAATAAGCCTAGTGTGAAGAAACTCATAGAAGAAGAGATGTTCATTGACCAGAATACAATGAAGGATACATATAGTGCCCAAATAGAATCAAAGGAATCCAGATTAAGGCGTGAAGTCCTTTTGAAGTTAGATaccaaaaggaagaagaaatctTACAGGAAAAACCGTGATAAGGAGGACACCAATGATTTAAATTTGGATAGTACCTTGAAATCTAAATTCACACATAATCAGCACTCAAGGAAGCAATTGAAAGATAATCTTGATCTGGATAAGATGATTGAAGACTTTTGTCATCTAAAAGATGCTTATTCCATGATGCATGGCAATGATGGAGAAGTAGAAGTTAATGCACAATCAAACCACAGGCAAGCTATTTCTGAAAATGCAAGAGATGCAATTTGTGAATTTGTGGATCAGATGATATTAAATGGCAAAGATCCAGCCGAAGCGAGAAAATTCCTTTGCTCCCATCAACTTATGGAAGTTCTCCAGCTTATAAGTTCGGATAAGGAATTGTTTCTTTCACTTCTACAAAACCCGAATTCACTTTTGTTGAAATGTGTTCAAGAGTTTAGGAATTCTCagggaacaaatgaaaaagaatatgGTTGTGTCACTGGTTCCAACTTCTCAGAACAAGATCATGGCAACCTGGAACAGAATAGGGAGATAGTCAACCATAAAAAGCAtaagtttttcagaaaaaaggAGAAGTCTCAATCAAAAACATcaataaatgaaaatgagaatactAATTCGTCAAGTAGAATTGTTATTCTGAAGCCTGGGCAGATAGGCTTGCAAAATTTTGAAACTAGAAACAACCTTGCCTCATACCAAGATACTCATGATTCTGTCAAATATAATGGTCCTTCTGTGAGAGGTAGTTCACATTTTTCTCTTGCAGagataaaaaagaagttaaagcaTGCTATGGGAAAGGAGAGACATGCAAACCCTGGACACCCTGCTGctgaaattcaaaataagtgGCCTATCAGCAAAGCCATTGGTAAAGACAATGTTGGAATGAGATCTCCTAATAAAGACCACTTCTTCATTGAAAAAATTGCAAGACCTACCACTGGTGGTCTGAAAGGAGACAAGACTGGTACAGCTAAAGATTCTGAATTGATTGTGGAACATGAAAATGGTACTTAtccaaaacaaagggtttcTAACTTGTACATTGAGGCTAAGAAACATTTGTCTGAGATTGTAGGTAATGGAGATGAGAAAATAGACTTGTCAAGTAGGAATATTTCCAGAACCCTTGGGAAAATACTATCTCTTCCTGAGTACAACTTTTCCCCCCTTAGCAGTCCTGGAAGGGATTGGGAGCACCATTTTGTGACTGCACAGACAAGATTTTCTTCCTCAGATAAAATTTGGGAGGCTAATAAGGATAATGTGTCTTCCAAACAAGGAACCTTTGTTGGTGATTTGGATCAGGAAATGGACAATTCAGGGAAGCAGTCAAGCATTTGTGATGAAAGATCTGATAATAAAGTACAAGAAATTAAGTCAGAAGACATTAGTCATGTtgataaagcaaaaaaatttagTCCTGTTAGAGATGAGATAGTTACTGAAGGTATCATgtctaaaatatatgatttaagTAATAGATTCTATGATAGATTATGGTGTATGTTTATTTACATATTCTGTTGCTTATCATTTTCTtgatttctgtgcaggtgatgTAGAATCTGCAAAAGAGGTGAGCGTTTTGGAATCTTCCTCAGAACCAGTTGACCTCAGTGCAAGAAAGGAGGACCAAAACTATGGTATCTCAGAAACTTCTGATTGTGCAAGATGTTCCCAAAGTTCAAAGCAGGTAGTATTTCTATCTGCATTATAATTTCACATAAATCAATGATTTGGGATAAATTGATTATTATGCCAGACATATATGTTAAGGACTAGTTATGATTTGTTTAGCAGTGTACTCTTATGGCTTCTTTGGAAAAGTGACCCCTTAACTAATTCAAAACTATCATTTGTTCTATCTATAGGATGTAACAGAAGTAAACAAACCAACAACATCTCCACTGTCATCCCCCCCACACTCTTCCAccactaaaaaaattgaagagctAGAAAGTGTTACAGAGGAACCTGGTCGACCAAGTCCTGTATCTGTTCTTGACACACCGTTCTCAGAGGATGATATCAATCCTGGCTACTCCAGATTTCAACCTGGTAAGAATTCCTGCACTAAAGCCATCAAGGCTATCTAACAGTGTTCCTAAACAGTTAAACTCTCTTTCTAAAAGCTAGATCTTTAAAAACTTGTTTCCAATGGTTTTACTGCCTCTAACTGTTTACTAAACACAGACATAAAGTATAGAGTTCTGCTTGCTGGTTAGTGGGGAGCTCTAAATCATACTTATCCTGAAATTCCTCTAGAAATTAATAGTTTCAACTTATTTGTTCAGTTTCATattattatccttttttttccttggaGATAATAAATGTTAGAATTATATTGAGGGACCAATCAGCATAAAATGTAGCAATGTAACATACCTTTTTGTTTgccatattaattttaatttgacatCGCATTCATTCATGATTTTCAGTTGAAGTACCAGCACGGCTGCTGCTATTTGAAGAACAATATTGTTCTCCTTTGAATCAAATCAATGGAGACAAATATTGtctgaaagaaaatgaatggatATATGATTGCATCAAAGCAGTCCTGCAAGCCTCTGGATTGACTGCAGATCAATTGCTGATGAAATGTCTTTCCTCAGACAAGATACTAGATCCTTCCTTGTTTGATCAGGTAATAGAGTTCTTACCAAACCAGCTTTGCCATGATCTGAAGCTCATCAATGACTGCATCAATGACGTTCTCATGGAGGTTTGTCGGAATTACTTCGGGGTCTCACCTTGTGTGTCATTCAAAAATCCTAGCATAAGGCTTAGTCCAAATATGAAGAAGGTTGTTCTCATGGTCTGGGAAGGAGTGTGCTGGCATTTCCTTCCCTTGCCCCCACCACGTACCTTggacaaaattattaaaaaagacaTGGATAAAAATGGGGCATGGTTGGACCATAGTCTTGAAGCTGAAACAATTGGTTTTGAAATGGGAGAAGCGATCCTCACAGAACTGATGGAAGATACAATACTTAGCTGTGTAAGCAACAGTCCAGAAAGTGAATGTTCTCAGCTTCAATTTGAATATAAGGCCAATGACAACAGCTAAAATGTGTAAAAAGACAACACACTACTTTTTGTTCATTATCACCTCTTAAATTCCTTTATGAGAGGTGGAAGAGAAGTAAATAATACTGGGGACTTGTAGgctttttttaaaagcatataTGGTAGCATAACATTTCTCTTTGGTCATGCCTGACTTCTCCAGTGTTAAATAGTTTCATGGTGACTGAGGATACTCAAATAAGGGACCACAAGTCACAATAAGTAAATAAGAAGCCAGTTGCAACTGCTTCTTGCTAAAGTACAAATGATGCTTGTCTTGTTTACAATGACAAaagtttaacatttttattttgtgtgtgcTTCACTTCACCCACTAAGGGCCAATGGTATTTAGTTGTAGATTTTGTAGAGTTTGACATGCTGATCATATATATTAGCAGGTGTGTTTGATATCAATCATATCATTATCATCCTTACTTTGTatacttgtttgttttttttggcTAAGCTATATATTGTatgtaatagaaaataatagtgTGAACTCAGCATATTGGAGTTttcaagggaagaagaaagaagagacaTGAAACCGTGACAGTAGCGTCTTAGGAAACTGCAAAGTGCTTTGTTTGAAGCTAAAGAACATGTGAACAAATTTTCATTGCTTGATACATTTTGTAAGCTTTTAATTAGTAGTTCGGTTGGTAATAACTAGTATATCAcattttagtttctatttttcttataaaaagctGACACTTACACATGAAATCTCATTTCTTTAGAAATATATTATGAGTTATGAATTAATATTCAATGCGGAATTGCTGGTACCTCATACGGATTAGCTGTTAATCCCGTAAATTGCTGGTACCTCATGCGGATTAGCTGTTAATccgtaaatttaaaattaattatccaaGTAAGAGTCGAATATGTGGCTTTCAGGTTATTAGCACGACATTCtaattttatgttataaaataaataatgttgttatatataacactaaaaatttataatgtatatttaatgcacatgtaaatttaaataataaattttgtgacaattaattttgatataactcatacgaattatttaatatgatatttttttataaataaaaaaatatttattattaaaattttaaaaaaaaaaaacacttacggATCACGTAATCCATATGAGTTATATGGATTACGTAAtctgtaaaaacaaaaaacacttaagggtatttttgaaattttcttttaatgttgggtgcacaaaTAATATTcctggtgcacctagcaaagCCCCGATAAAAGAGGAATATTAAGCTTAACAGGCCCAAGCCTAAGCTACAGTGTCCTGTATGATTGGTTAGTGATCAAAGTGCAGAGAGAGCCTATGAGGCTATTCCCATGTAAAATTAGTATGAATGAAGCACAATAcaattattcaaaaatatttctttttcttgttatgAGGAGTCCTACCTTAAATAAAACCTACACGATTTACACATGAATATGTCCAGGGTATATATGCTTCATATTTTGACTTTTCAAGGTATTCAATTCATTCTTTTTCAATCACTTGCTTATGAAAagaactcaaaataaaaatgttaatatattagAGATCCATTATAACATAATTTtgttagggactaaaaacaaaaatcaatcatttattaataacttcaaatatatttaagtcttaaaattatattacattTGAAAGATGTAGGAAGAAAATAATCAAAGATTGAAATTAATACATTTGAAAATTATGCAATCAATCGTATAAGTACCAAACAAGATTAcaaattataatgttttttatctttttatattaaatcaaaattaactacacatttataaataaataaataaaaacagtttTAGGTTTAAGATAtacataattaagtttttggATACCAATGTTGCAACAttcataatatttaattgaGATGTTCAACAAGTTATGGACCTAATACTTCTAAAATCTAACATTCAAAATAGAAACATACTAAACTATTTCATAACTAATGGaattacacttttattttataaatcaagCTTACAACAGCCAACTAGAAAGAAAGATTATATACCAaattatcaaatcaaatatcaaatagTATATACATTAGCAACCAACAAATAATATGCGGTATGGTCTCAGTCTAAGTGAAAAGTACGTGGCCTAAGTCTGGCCTGCTTCCCTATCAAAGGTTTTTATTAAAGACCTAAGACTGACTTACAAGTCTAATTAAGAgcttattttgttataatttaacatcaagataaaggtaaaaatatatatattgagctttataaaaatcaaatttattttgtttgtacGTTAAACCTTTTTAAGGTTTAAAGGTTTAATATAGCATTCatgataatttatataaaaaaattccaaaataaGACTTTTAAATGAGACAcaaatttatctttaataaagttaaatataagtTTTGGTTTGACTTTTACATAGATCAACatgtttaaaaagataaaataattgtaagatttaataataataataataaatgtttatttatatttttaaggcttaaatatgtttgagaTCCTTAATATATATCCGATTTTTGTTGAGTACTTGATACATTTTTTCGTTGTTCCAAATCCCTAATATATTAAAAGTCTTGTTCTGAATCTCTACCTTCAGTTAAGTGATGATATGACATATTCTTAAcgattcttttaatatatatcaatcATTGAGATGATATCACGTTATCACTTAATTGATAACAAAAATCCagaacaaattttaaatatatcaagGACCCATCACGACAAAAACATTTattagaaattcaaaataaaaattggatatTTATCAAGAACCTAAAAATTATGTAagcttatttttaatataggCACACATGTTAGGCCTAAAAGGCTTTTTAAATTGTCTAAGGCTTAgcttttttaagtaaataagcTTTAATAAAAGCTATGGCCTAATTTATATCATGAAAAAATTTGGTATGACCTAAGCCTAATATAGATTAGGTCATAGTCTATGTCAAACATTTTGACCTATTTCCACCTCTATTCAACCAAACCCATCTTCCCTATGTACACTTCCATCCAAAAACCTCTCCTTTCAAAGTTATTCCTTCTTGGATCTATGGCGGTGTGGATCCAGAATTCCAACCACAGGAGTGTCGAAGCTCCACCAAGAGAAAGTGGTGGGTGACCCCACACAACACCACCATGCCTCCAATGTTGAGGGACACCACGCCAACAACGATGATGAGGATGTCAGAGTTGGCATACCCCAACATAGATGCTAACGACAAGCACATGCCAATGACAATCGCCACCATGTGCATGTCATTGTCGTTGAAGTCTCACGACAAATAATATTATGTAATCTCATTCATCTTTCAATTCGTAGCCTCGTCTCATCGAAGAAATGCCACATCCCAATGAATTTTTGGTTACATGAGATCGTCAAAAATCAGTTTCATGGAGAGGCAAAGGAACTCACAAGCATGTGATCTGCAGAGTACAAGCATGTTGACCTTAGAGAACAAGGAATTTGAaataaaggattaaaatattgaaaaattcttaaaatcctaaaatatccaatcgggaaaatttTACCAAGTAATGAAATgccttaaaaaattacattctcTTTGTTAAATGCTTTATCCAAACACATGGTTGATGAATTTTAGAAATAAGCACATTAGAATATGAGATTTAAATTAGAGTTTAATGTCTATGCATTgatgtgtaaaataatttacaccatcatccaatcacaaatcatcgtttgaattactttaagataattattttaaaagtcaacaacGTTATCATACATGATGAGTTGTGATTAGATGGCCGGAAAACTTTTTACATTCTCAATGCATAAcagttttttctcttaaaacaaAGGGCACATTGTGATGCTACTAAAATTCTTGTTGGAATCAAAGAGAAATGAATATAACCGTTCCATTCTGTTCTGTTCATAGTCCACATGCAAACACGACCTAAGAATCCTTCAAAATTGAATCACTCCACCAATAGAAGTAAGATTGTGTACACATTTTAAGTAAGCTAAAGAGAAATGGGAAAACCCCGAAATGATCTTTCGGCCTTGAAGAGAGCATCAAGAATGTCTGTCAACTTCATCTTTCACCCAAATGTAAAGGCAAAACTCCAACTAAGTCTATACTACAGATAGAAAGTGAAATGAACACTCACAAGTACACCATCGATGATAATATATTCAGGCTTAGCTGGGGTATAAGCATGACCATTAAAGATTGAGTGAGCTTAAAAGGAAGCTACTTGGCCTTCTTGAGAAGATTAGAGGTTCGAAACTCTGCATCATCTCTGATGAAACTCCACCAAATGTAAGTTAGAGGAATGGTGGTGACATGCCAAAGAGCATGTGCATCAAAAAGTTCTTCATATGGAGGGAAATCATAGATTTCTAGGAGCATTGCAAGGCCACCAGAAATAACAACGAGCCAGAGCTTCCAACGTGAAGGATGGTTACTAACACCAGCCCAAACTGCCCACATGGAAAGTTGTGCCATGGCCATCACTACGCAAACTATCATATTCCATCCTACACAGT harbors:
- the LOC114405741 gene encoding uncharacterized protein LOC114405741 isoform X2, which codes for MTKKSQRRPVQYEKDKSGCMWGFINMFDFRHGHSTRKMIADKRQSSKHAVGVVHSKNKFEMLGNLDEVCHGSSGNGESRRPTVATAANKPSVKKLIEEEMFIDQNTMKDTYSAQIESKESRLRREVLLKLDTKRKKKSYRKNRDKEDTNDLNLDSTLKSKFTHNQHSRKQLKDNLDLDKMIEDFCHLKDAYSMMHGNDGEVEVNAQSNHRQAISENARDAICEFVDQMILNGKDPAEARKFLCSHQLMEVLQLISSDKELFLSLLQNPNSLLLKCVQEFRNSQGTNEKEYGCVTGSNFSEQDHGNLEQNREIVNHKKHKFFRKKEKSQSKTSINENENTNSSSRIVILKPGQIGLQNFETRNNLASYQDTHDSVKYNGPSVRGSSHFSLAEIKKKLKHAMGKERHANPGHPAAEIQNKWPISKAIGKDNVGMRSPNKDHFFIEKIARPTTGGLKGDKTGTAKDSELIVEHENGTYPKQRVSNLYIEAKKHLSEIVGNGDEKIDLSSRNISRTLGKILSLPEYNFSPLSSPGRDWEHHFVTAQTRFSSSDKIWEANKDNVSSKQGTFVGDLDQEMDNSGKQSSICDERSDNKVQEIKSEDISHVDKAKKFSPVRDEIVTEESAKEVSVLESSSEPVDLSARKEDQNYGISETSDCARCSQSSKQDVTEVNKPTTSPLSSPPHSSTTKKIEELESVTEEPGRPSPVSVLDTPFSEDDINPGYSRFQPVEVPARLLLFEEQYCSPLNQINGDKYCLKENEWIYDCIKAVLQASGLTADQLLMKCLSSDKILDPSLFDQVIEFLPNQLCHDLKLINDCINDVLMEVCRNYFGVSPCVSFKNPSIRLSPNMKKVVLMVWEGVCWHFLPLPPPRTLDKIIKKDMDKNGAWLDHSLEAETIGFEMGEAILTELMEDTILSCVSNSPESECSQLQFEYKANDNS
- the LOC114405741 gene encoding uncharacterized protein LOC114405741 isoform X1 produces the protein MTKKSQRRPVQYEKDKSGCMWGFINMFDFRHGHSTRKMIADKRQSSKHAVGVVHSKNKFEMLGNLDEVCHGSSGNGESRRPTVATAANKPSVKKLIEEEMFIDQNTMKDTYSAQIESKESRLRREVLLKLDTKRKKKSYRKNRDKEDTNDLNLDSTLKSKFTHNQHSRKQLKDNLDLDKMIEDFCHLKDAYSMMHGNDGEVEVNAQSNHRQAISENARDAICEFVDQMILNGKDPAEARKFLCSHQLMEVLQLISSDKELFLSLLQNPNSLLLKCVQEFRNSQGTNEKEYGCVTGSNFSEQDHGNLEQNREIVNHKKHKFFRKKEKSQSKTSINENENTNSSSRIVILKPGQIGLQNFETRNNLASYQDTHDSVKYNGPSVRGSSHFSLAEIKKKLKHAMGKERHANPGHPAAEIQNKWPISKAIGKDNVGMRSPNKDHFFIEKIARPTTGGLKGDKTGTAKDSELIVEHENGTYPKQRVSNLYIEAKKHLSEIVGNGDEKIDLSSRNISRTLGKILSLPEYNFSPLSSPGRDWEHHFVTAQTRFSSSDKIWEANKDNVSSKQGTFVGDLDQEMDNSGKQSSICDERSDNKVQEIKSEDISHVDKAKKFSPVRDEIVTEGDVESAKEVSVLESSSEPVDLSARKEDQNYGISETSDCARCSQSSKQDVTEVNKPTTSPLSSPPHSSTTKKIEELESVTEEPGRPSPVSVLDTPFSEDDINPGYSRFQPVEVPARLLLFEEQYCSPLNQINGDKYCLKENEWIYDCIKAVLQASGLTADQLLMKCLSSDKILDPSLFDQVIEFLPNQLCHDLKLINDCINDVLMEVCRNYFGVSPCVSFKNPSIRLSPNMKKVVLMVWEGVCWHFLPLPPPRTLDKIIKKDMDKNGAWLDHSLEAETIGFEMGEAILTELMEDTILSCVSNSPESECSQLQFEYKANDNS